The region gtatacctaatttattacttaaatctataaaattttcacatttttaatttcaggCTGGTGTCGCTAGCATTTGCTGGTTCAATTGGGATGACATTTGTTATATTAGCATGTGCCTTACCACAATACAAGTAagtcatttattaaattattctacAATATGAAGACTCCCACTCAACATTTATCTTAGTGGTTATTTATAGATTAACTTTTCTTGACTGATACTTTTTTCACTGAATTATTCTTAATTTCTATGtgaatcttttaaaatttggtcaataacacataatatagaacaTAGGTTGAATCTGCACTACTTTCGTGCACTTAATGTCGGACATTTATTCagattattcaaaaataatatcaattacctatataatgaGTAATATCCTGACTACATTCTAcaacaaacaaataacaattaaaacactttaaattcaataataaattccATTGATTATTCTTAAGTTAACATCAATAAAACTATGTCAACAACAAAGCTCTTGACGTGGTATATAAGTGTATTTACTTCTAGGGCCTTTTTCTGCACCTTCATTCTATAAAGTTTGAATGTTTACTGTTGTAAATGTTGTAAATGTTTACTgttgtaaattttgtaaatgtttaCAACAGTAAACATTCAAACTTTATAGAATGATattctatgaaaaaaaaaaattaagtataaatatttattttttatctataaaattcCGATCATGAGTTTCTAttctttctttaaaaaaattaagcatttcaatgccatgaaaccaaaaatatcaaattccaTAAGAGTCAATGATGAGAGATTTGCATAAATGATACTTATATAAAAGTGATAACAAATGTCAACAATCTACAAGAATCTTTTATCTATTTTCAAGataataggcatgacgaaagattttgaaatcctcttccataatgtgtgtatacgtttactatacaagaaaaaccttatatttcggtaatatacttaaatttaacgaagataaaagccatttttcaaaaaatatttatcaactgtgacaaaacagctcgcaggtgtcatggcgtaagcgtgacgtcactctttagtaaatacgtaattatttgtatgcattgcgaagaaaattaaaaaaatatatatttaatatgtgttatagaaacgaatttcaaagtttataagtggtgtgcagtattgcagtgtgaatccacattaaaataatgctcaaaaatttgttagtaattatttcaagcgagaaaataataagaaatgattgtataaagttggtacggagaaccccgaaaccacctattcgtgaattcgcaattatatttctattctgagacgataaagcatacgtgaaacaatagaaaataaataaaaatgcgtattctcaacatattcataacaacaaaatacatctgacgtgagttgtttacttaagcgtgacgtcacgcgtgttttagtcaaaatggccaactgcagaatttcaatgttttattttattgataatctcattaatcttagtgtttttaagatttttaagtcactatattgaagttatttattatacattttcccttaaaaacactaatacgatcatttatggatactgtcgtcatgcctattccCATAGTATTAATACACAAAGGAATTCATAGTatgttattgaaattataagtaggtataaaaaaactgGTGCATAGCTTTCTCTTCCATGCATTACATGAATCAGTATTATCTCATGAGTTGTGTAAAGAATATTGaaccatatttttttgacATTATGGTTGATTTTCTTTGAACACCAATAGTTCTTTTATGTAATTTGATGTATGTTTCAGTTTCAATTTATATGCactctttaattattattctagtGGAATTTTTGTTAAGAGCGGTTTTTTGTTATATGTCTTAATGTTCTTATGCAGGTCATATTGTAATGAAACTCAAGTTGACTGTTAAGCGTTTATTGCACAAAAATAGGGTGAACACAAGACAATACAACTTATATACTAGTTGCTATTTCTAACCTCCCCTATGCTTAATATATTAACTTATATAGAACATAGGTTGAATCTGCACTACTTTCGTGCACTTAATGTCGGACATTTATTCagattattcaaaaataatatcaattacctatataatgaGTAATATCCTGACTACATTCTAcaacaaacaaataacaattaaaacactttaaattcaataataaattccATTGATTATTCTTAAGTTAACATCAATAAAACTATGTCAACAACAAAGCTCTTGACGTGGTATATAAGTGTATTTACTTCTAGGGCCTTTTTCTGCACCTTCATTCTATAAAGTTTGAATGTTTACTGTTGTAAATGTTGTAAATGTTTACTgttgtaaattttgtaaatgtttaCAACAGTAAACATTCAAACTTTATAGAATGATattctatgaaaaaaaaaattaagtataaatatttattttttatctataaaattcCGATCATGAGTTTCTAttctttctttaaaaaaattaagcatttcaatgccatgaaaccaaaaatatcaaattccaTAAGAGTCAATGATGAGAGATTTGCATAAATGATACTTATATAAAAGTGATAACAAATGTCAACAATCTACAAGAATCTTTTATCTATTTTCAAGataataggcatgacgaaagattttgaaatcctcttccataatgtgtgtatacgtttactatacaagaaaaaccttatatttcggtaatatacttaaatttaacgaagataaaagccatttttcaaaaaatatttatcaactgtgacaaaacagctcgcaggtgtcatggcgtaagcgtgacgtcactctttagtaaatacgtaattatttgtatgcattgcgaagaaaattaaaaaaatatatatttaatatgtgttatagaaacgaatttcaaagtttataagtggtgtgcagtattgcagtgtgaatccacattaaaataatgctcaaaaatttgttagtaattatttcaagcgagaaaataataagaaatgattgtataaagttggtacggagaaccccgaaaccacctattcgtgaattcgcaattatatttctattctgagacgataaagcatacgtgaaacaatagaaaataaataaaaatgcgtattctcaacatattcataacaacaaaatacatctgacgtgagttgtttacttaagcgtgacgtcacgcgtgttttagtcaaaatggccaactgcagaatttcaatgttttattttattgataatctcattaatcttagtgtttttaagatttttaagtcactatattgaagttatttattatacattttcccttaaaaacactaatacgatcatttatggatactgtcgtcatgcctattccCATAGTATTAATACACAAAGGAATTCATAGTatgttattgaaattataagtaggtataaaaaaactgGTGCATAGCTTTCTCTTCCATGCATTACATGAATCAGTATTATCTCATGAGTTGTGTAAAGAATATTGaaccatatttttttgacATTATGGTTGATTTTCTTTGAACACCAATAGTTCTTTTATGTAATTTGATGTATGTTTCAGTTTCAATTTATATGCactctttaattattattctagtGGAATTTTTGTTAAGAGCGGTTTTTTGTTATATGTCTTAATGTTCTTATGCAGGTCATATTGTAATGAAACTCAAGTTGACTGTTAAGCGTTTATTGCACAAAAATAGGGTGAACACAAGACAATACAACTTATATACTAGTTGCTATTTCTAACCTCCCCTATGCTTAATATATTAActtatatatactatatatgttatgattcaaataaaaaattgatattaaaaacTTCTCTCCATTTGAAATCTACATCTTTACCAAGTAACATAGGTAATGGGCAACTGTACAgagaccgcttcaagcagttgagaccgacgcggacggcttgaagccgcgaccgcgcggtgaactatgGACAATCATTCACTGCCCTAAACGGACAGCTTGAGCAGTCAAcgaccgaccgctcgagcTGTCCGTGTACGtagctcagccgttaactgctcgagcagtccgttTACGGCAGTGAATGATTGTCcatagttcaccgcgcggtcgcggcttcaagccgTCGGTCGCCCTATTTCCTAGTTTTAATAGGGTGAGGCCGAGACAAGCCACTAGTTaactaataaacaaattgtgtTTTTCAGACTATGGTGGCCATTTTTCGTAGTACTATTTTACATTCTATGCCCAATACCGACGATGATAGCTCGGCGCCACACGGACAGCGCAGGTGGTACAAACTCACCGTGCATGGAGACAgctatatttataactatggGGATCCTTGTGAGCTCCTTTGCACTGCCCATTGTTTTAGCCCGCGCGTCAACAGTGagttttttttcaaaagtacataatatactaagTAACTTTATTTCGACCGATATAATGCAttcatatacattatacagttCAGTTCACTTTAGTGTG is a window of Colias croceus chromosome 17, ilColCroc2.1 DNA encoding:
- the LOC123699031 gene encoding leptin receptor gene-related protein; translation: MAGIKGLVSLAFAGSIGMTFVILACALPQYKLWWPFFVVLFYILCPIPTMIARRHTDSAGGTNSPCMETAIFITMGILVSSFALPIVLARASTIMWGACYLTLAGNIIVYLTILGFFTIFDMDDSDYAMW